A single region of the Drosophila takahashii strain IR98-3 E-12201 chromosome 2R, DtakHiC1v2, whole genome shotgun sequence genome encodes:
- the LOC108066449 gene encoding venom allergen-1: protein MFRIRVWYVCVVILFLSPFPASSWDYCQEHWCPRSNNHVACNNNGTFGPECRSEAKLVPLSRQQRSFIVNQVNFYRNQVASGGFSGFGAAHRMASVRWDPEMAQLAELAARRCSLSGDECRNTRRFKHVGQLTGHVIFSAGKHSDLELLGHKIANWFGQYKRATKELGAADPASDITSFRQLIQERATHMGCGVLRQRSHKRWHQQFIVCNFARENLAHEPAYEVGPLPASGCRAGRNPRYPNLCALQEHYDVNAVDRFQNKPPLRIRVKYSGAKASKALAPLPGLAFHPKPPLMFRIKYSGAKASNALAPVPGLAFHPNIVLETL, encoded by the exons ATGTTCCGAATTAGAGTGTGGTACGTTTGCGTAGTGATCCTCTTTTTGTCCCCATTCCCCGCCAGCAGCTGGGACTACTGCCAGGAGCACTGGTGTCCACGTTCCAACAATCATGTGGCATGCAACAACAATGGG ACCTTTGGACCCGAGTGCCGTAGCGAGGCAAAGTTAGTACCGCTGAGCAGACAGCAACGCAGTTTTATTGTCAACCAGGTCAACTTCTACCGCAACCAGGTGGCTTCGGGCGGATTTTCCGGCTTTGGAGCCGCACACCGAATGGCCAGTGTGCGCTGGGATCCCGAGATGGCTCAGTTGGCCGAGTTGGCGGCCCGAAGGTGCAGCCTTTCGGGGGACGAGTGCCGAAACACCAGACGATTCAAGCACGTGGGTCAACTGACAGGTCATGTGATCTTCAGTGCGGGCAAGCACAGCGACTTGGAGCTGCTGGGCCACAAGATCGCCAACTGGTTTGGCCAGTATAAGCGGGCCACCAAGGAGCTGGGAGCCGCGGATCCGGCCAGTGACATCACTAGCTTCCGCCAGCTGATCCAGGAAAGGGCCACCCACATGGGATGCGGAGTCCTGCGGCAGAGGAGCCACAAGCGGTGGCATCAGCAGTTCATTGTCTGCAACTTTGCCCGCGAGAACTTGGCCCACGAACCGGCCTACGAGGTGGGTCCTCTGCCAGCCTCAGGTTGCCGAGCGGGAAGGAATCCGCGCTACCCGAATCTCTGTGCCCTCCAGGAGCACTACGATGTGAATGCCGTCGATCGGTTCCAAAACAAGCCACCGCTGAGGATCAGGGTCAAGTACAGTGGAGCCAAGGCATCGAAGGCTTTGGCTCCTCTTCCTGGCTTGGCCTTTCATCCCAAGCCACCGCTGATGTTTAGGATCAAGTACAGTGGAGCCAAGGCATCGAATGCTTTGGCTCCTGTTCCTGGCTTGGCCTTTCATCCCAACATCGTGTTGGAAACTCTTTAA
- the LOC108066448 gene encoding TLR4 interactor with leucine rich repeats — protein sequence MSSFRVMSGATFGLLLLLLLALHSSQAEIIDGEETDRFCYPESSKNSRRSCECSNVSASPWGMRALRIDCSYKNFGVKDLSLVLPLYIDSLDLSWNALDSVPIFASDSLHQLNLRHNNISKLSAGNFKQLTSLKELYLGWNSIGQLEAGVFEGLPHLQVLDLADNNLHSLPSQLFAPLLVLGTLDISWNRQFNESGGDLYTGLGVNWKLSTLRLDACSLTELRLPVSAPLKELSLRRNQLKRIPSELPESLLRLDISDNLLEELLPEDTANLTQVRQLFIEDMSVLQRVVAQALAPIDLLETLSFQNSRQLNHLDAEAFGVITTNSIKKKALRSLSFRGTMLRTFNSSLAPLFNQLTEMDLNGLPLQCDCELVWLKQLPYQTNGRCYKPSRIRGMLVTSARGDAFSCDTWPRWAYGLVVLSLIALSAVGIYLIVMGLRPHRGVTMRRKVGAGSPYARVTIEPNRQENPH from the coding sequence ATGTCGAGTTTTAGAGTTATGAGTGGTGCGACCTTtggcctgctgctcctcctgctgctggccCTCCACTCCAGCCAGGCGGAGATTATCGATGGGGAGGAAACGGACCGCTTTTGCTACCCGGAGTCCTCGAAGAACTCGCGTCGCTCCTGCGAGTGCAGCAATGTGAGTGCCTCGCCATGGGGAATGCGTGCCTTGCGCATCGACTGCAGCTACAAGAACTTCGGGGTGAAGGATCTCTCCCTGGTTCTCCCCCTCTACATTGACTCGCTGGACCTCTCCTGGAACGCCCTGGACTCGGTGCCGATCTTTGCCAGCGACAGTCTGCATCAGCTGAACCTCAGGCACAATAATATCTCAAAGCTATCAGCGGGTAACTTCAAGCAGTTGACCAGTTTGAAAGAGCTCTATCTGGGCTGGAACAGCATTGGCCAACTGGAGGCGGGGGTCTTTGAGGGATTACCCCATCTCCAAGTTCTGGATTTGGCCGACAACAATCTTCATTCGCTTCCGAGTCAGTTGTTTGCTCCGCTCTTGGTTCTGGGCACCCTGGATATCTCCTGGAATCGGCAGTTCAACGAGTCTGGCGGGGATTTGTACACTGGACTAGGTGTCAATTGGAAACTATCTACTTTGCGGCTGGATGCCTGCAGTTTAACGGAGCTCCGATTGCCTGTAAGTGCTCCTCTGAAGGAGCTTTCCCTTAGGAGAAACCAGTTGAAGCGGATTCCTAGTGAGCTCCCGGAATCCCTCCTCCGCCTAGACATCAGTGACAATCTGCTGGAAGAGCTGCTGCCCGAGGATACGGCCAATCTCACCCAGGTGCGCCAGCTGTTCATCGAGGACATGTCTGTGCTCCAAAGAGTGGTGGCCCAGGCCTTGGCTCCCATTGATCTCCTCGAGACCTTGAGCTTCCAGAACAGCCGTCAACTGAATCACCTGGATGCAGAGGCCTTTGGAGTCATCACTACCAACTCCATCAAGAAGAAAGCGCTGCGTTCGCTGAGCTTTCGTGGCACTATGCTGCGCACCTTTAATTCCTCGCTGGCGCCGCTTTTTAACCAGCTTACCGAAATGGATCTCAACGGTCTCCCGCTGCAGTGTGACTGCGAGTTGGTCTGGCTGAAGCAGCTGCCCTACCAGACCAACGGCAGGTGCTACAAGCCGTCGAGGATCCGCGGCATGCTGGTGACATCCGCTCGGGGAGACGCCTTCAGCTGCGACACCTGGCCGAGATGGGCCTACGGACTGGTGGTGCTCTCGCTGATCGCCCTCAGCGCCGTGGGCATTTACCTGATCGTCATGGGACTGCGTCCACATCGGGGGGTCACCATGCGAAGGAAGGTGGGAGCCGGAAGTCCCTATGCGCGGGTCACCATCGAACCCAATCGCCAGGAGAACCCCCACTAA